From Amycolatopsis sp. cg9, one genomic window encodes:
- a CDS encoding C45 family autoproteolytic acyltransferase/hydolase, translated as MVATVREHRIGDVRWTIVRGPREAAFRELGAYAAADIGTVLAGLPSWPVTARARHSPVRFRAVESASQVEHPDAYAELTALAEGAGVPFDDLLLANLRGDLGAGDGTGCTDLAWAGEPSLLGHNEDGAPVFDGIGRLLTLLIDGEPGVCVWWYPGFLPSNTFTLTTHGLVWGIDSVSVAAPSPCAGRHFVARTAQRATSVAEAVSLLRSHASAGGFAYTMGALGAPAVTVVEKAGHDTAVTTVASGLSWHTNHFRQLPPHLDVAAEESLDRAEVCAHLAPTSPDAKWLLSALTNDVHRNATGGDELMTLSTLVTDLGSGEVTLVARGGEPVRARAVDLAAGNVDEVG; from the coding sequence ATGGTGGCGACAGTGCGGGAGCACCGGATCGGCGACGTGCGCTGGACGATCGTCCGGGGGCCCCGGGAAGCCGCTTTCCGCGAGCTGGGGGCGTACGCCGCCGCCGACATCGGGACCGTCCTGGCGGGGCTGCCGTCGTGGCCGGTCACCGCGCGGGCCCGGCACTCGCCGGTGCGGTTCCGGGCGGTCGAATCGGCGTCGCAGGTCGAGCACCCGGACGCCTACGCCGAGCTGACGGCGCTGGCCGAGGGCGCCGGCGTCCCGTTCGACGACCTGCTGCTGGCCAACCTGCGCGGCGACCTCGGCGCGGGCGACGGCACCGGCTGCACGGACCTCGCGTGGGCCGGCGAGCCGTCGCTGCTCGGCCACAACGAAGACGGCGCCCCGGTGTTCGACGGCATCGGCCGGCTGCTGACGCTGCTGATCGACGGCGAGCCGGGCGTGTGCGTCTGGTGGTACCCGGGCTTCCTGCCGTCGAACACGTTCACGCTGACCACGCACGGGCTGGTGTGGGGGATCGACAGCGTGAGCGTGGCGGCCCCGTCGCCGTGCGCCGGCCGGCACTTCGTGGCGCGCACGGCCCAGCGCGCGACGTCCGTGGCGGAAGCGGTGTCCCTACTGCGTTCCCACGCTTCGGCGGGCGGGTTCGCGTACACGATGGGCGCCCTCGGCGCCCCGGCGGTGACGGTGGTCGAAAAGGCGGGCCACGACACCGCGGTGACCACTGTGGCCAGTGGGCTTTCCTGGCACACCAACCACTTCCGCCAGCTGCCCCCGCACCTGGACGTCGCCGCGGAGGAGAGCCTGGACCGCGCGGAGGTGTGCGCGCACCTGGCGCCCACGTCCCCGGACGCGAAGTGGCTGCTTTCGGCGTTGACGAACGACGTCCACCGCAACGCGACCGGCGGCGACGAGCTGATGACGTTGAGCACCCTGGTGACGGACCTGGGTTCGGGCGAAGTGACCCTGGTGGCCCGCGGCGGGGAGCCGGTGCGGGCGCGGGCGGTGGACCTGGCCGCGGGGAACGTCGACGAGGTGGGCTGA
- a CDS encoding NADPH-dependent F420 reductase: MRIGIFGTGGMADALGTQWARAGHELRVSGRSDPAALAARLGASHGSWRSTAEFADVLLLAVPVSAIAEVVAAAGPLAGKVLVDCTNDPALTGAPVASRIATDAHVVKAFNLAHVDVWRMTPPVFGGRPLSVPLCGDDPAALEAVSTLVHDIGAKPVPAGGLDRAALLEATAAFVIGLWFAGEDAQAILTPAG, encoded by the coding sequence ATGCGGATCGGGATCTTCGGCACGGGCGGGATGGCGGACGCGCTCGGCACGCAGTGGGCGCGAGCGGGGCACGAGCTGAGGGTGAGCGGCCGGTCCGACCCGGCAGCTCTGGCCGCACGACTCGGCGCTTCTCACGGGTCTTGGCGTTCCACGGCGGAATTCGCGGACGTCCTGCTCCTGGCCGTCCCGGTTTCCGCGATCGCCGAGGTCGTCGCGGCGGCGGGCCCGCTCGCGGGGAAGGTCCTGGTGGACTGCACCAACGACCCGGCACTGACCGGCGCGCCGGTGGCTTCGCGGATCGCCACGGACGCCCACGTGGTCAAGGCGTTCAACCTCGCGCACGTCGACGTCTGGCGGATGACACCCCCGGTGTTCGGTGGCCGCCCGCTGTCGGTCCCCCTGTGCGGCGACGACCCGGCGGCGCTCGAAGCGGTGAGCACGCTGGTCCACGACATCGGCGCGAAGCCGGTGCCTGCGGGCGGCCTGGACCGCGCGGCCCTCTTGGAGGCCACGGCGGCGTTCGTCATCGGGCTGTGGTTCGCGGGCGAGGACGCCCAGGCGATCCTGACCCCGGCGGGCTGA
- a CDS encoding sugar-binding transcriptional regulator, producing the protein MSTTRKQSSLTEAMLLATVARRFYVQGRSKLEIADEFGVSRFKVARMLDTAMESGLVRVEFALPAPVDLALSDEVRSAYGLQRALVLERSTEREPKEVVRAKIGALAARLLEEIATPSDVIGLSWARSVNAMTEAIRTLPRCPVVQLCGVQAGMDMRGRSVETVSRVTAVSGGDPYPIFGPLVLPDRRTTETLRRQPGIAETFGQFRNLTKAVVSIGAWQPGESTVYDALDEAERAAIAARGATAEVAARLFDAAGNALSTGLAHHVLAISHEELTAVPEVIALGYSKPKAAAVDAVLRSGMVSTLITDAAAAVPLLALAAKNPVTTT; encoded by the coding sequence ATGAGCACCACTAGGAAGCAGTCGTCGCTCACCGAAGCTATGCTGCTGGCGACCGTCGCCCGGCGCTTCTACGTGCAGGGACGCTCCAAGCTGGAGATCGCCGACGAGTTCGGGGTCAGCCGGTTCAAGGTCGCGCGGATGCTCGACACGGCCATGGAGTCCGGGCTGGTCCGGGTGGAGTTCGCCCTGCCGGCACCGGTGGACCTGGCGCTGTCGGACGAGGTGCGCTCGGCGTACGGCCTGCAGCGGGCCCTCGTGCTCGAGCGCTCAACCGAGCGGGAGCCGAAGGAGGTCGTCCGGGCGAAGATCGGGGCGCTGGCCGCCCGGCTGCTGGAGGAGATCGCGACCCCGTCGGACGTCATCGGGCTGTCGTGGGCGCGCTCGGTCAACGCGATGACCGAGGCCATCCGGACGCTGCCGCGCTGCCCGGTCGTCCAGCTGTGCGGGGTGCAGGCGGGGATGGACATGCGCGGCCGCTCGGTGGAGACGGTCAGCCGCGTGACGGCGGTGTCCGGCGGCGACCCCTACCCGATCTTCGGCCCGCTGGTGCTGCCCGACCGCCGCACGACCGAGACGCTGCGGCGGCAGCCGGGGATCGCGGAGACGTTCGGGCAGTTCCGGAACCTGACCAAGGCGGTGGTCAGCATCGGCGCGTGGCAGCCCGGCGAATCGACGGTGTACGACGCGCTGGACGAGGCCGAGCGGGCGGCGATCGCGGCCCGCGGGGCGACCGCGGAGGTGGCCGCGCGGCTGTTCGACGCGGCCGGGAACGCGTTGTCGACCGGGCTGGCGCACCACGTGCTGGCGATCAGCCACGAGGAGCTGACGGCGGTGCCGGAGGTGATCGCGCTGGGCTACAGCAAGCCGAAGGCGGCGGCGGTGGACGCGGTCCTGCGGTCGGGCATGGTCTCGACGCTCATCACCGACGCGGCGGCCGCGGTCCCCCTCCTGGCCCTGGCCGCGAAAAACCCGGTCACGACCACCTGA
- a CDS encoding winged helix-turn-helix transcriptional regulator yields MDFLADCRTRLAFDLVANTWNPVVLWALRHGPRRHVDLRREIGGISAKALTETVRRLESDGLVERREGAYALTSLGSSFLEPIEGFGRWAAEHGDAVVAAQSRARPA; encoded by the coding sequence ATGGACTTCCTCGCCGACTGCCGGACGCGGCTCGCGTTCGACCTGGTCGCCAACACCTGGAACCCGGTGGTGCTCTGGGCGCTGCGCCACGGGCCGCGGCGGCACGTCGACCTGCGGCGCGAGATCGGCGGGATCAGCGCCAAGGCGCTCACGGAAACCGTGCGGCGCCTGGAGTCCGACGGTCTCGTCGAGCGTCGCGAAGGCGCGTACGCGCTCACGTCGTTGGGCTCAAGCTTCCTGGAGCCGATCGAGGGCTTCGGGCGCTGGGCCGCTGAGCACGGCGACGCCGTCGTCGCCGCTCAAAGCCGAGCACGACCAGCGTGA